A window of Perognathus longimembris pacificus isolate PPM17 chromosome 6, ASM2315922v1, whole genome shotgun sequence contains these coding sequences:
- the LOC125352658 gene encoding colipase-like, with translation MEKILVLLLIALAVVCAAPPEPRGLIINLDEGELCLNSAQCQSGCCQHDTILGLARCTQKARENSECSPKNIQGVYYRCPCERGLSCEGDKSIIGAITNTNYGICMDTRRSQE, from the exons ATGGAGAAGATCCTTGTCCTCCTGCTGATCGCGCTTGCTGTGGTCTGTGCCGCGCCTCCTGAGCCCCGGGGGCTCATCATCAACCTG GATGAAGGCGAGCTCTGCCTCAACAGCGCCCAGTGCCAGAGCGGCTGCTGTCAACACGACACCATCCTGGGCCTGGCCCGCTGCACGCAGAAGGCCAGGGAGAACAGCGAGTGCTCTCCTAAG AACATCCAGGGAGTTTACTACCGATGTCCCTGTGAGCGGGGCCTGTCCTGTGAGGGGGACAAGAGCATCATTGGCGCCATTACCAACACCAACTACGGCATCTGCATGGATACCAGACGCTCCCAGGAGTGA
- the Clpsl2 gene encoding colipase-like protein 2 — protein sequence MWPAAGIYRRTLGGPLDSTPPTPAMAAAALATTLLLLTGALLPSGEKSTQRKLRNGDRCYHHSECYSDCCLVDWDFGGAYCAAKGRLATLCLPQTNGAVNIMCPCRAGLTCSSKDLLCPHRCYLI from the exons ATGTGGCCGGCCGCAGGGATTTATCGCCGCACCCTTGGGGGCCCCCTagactccaccccccccaccccggccatggcggctgcagccctggccaccACCCTCCTGCTCCTCACGGGAGCCCTGCTGCCCTCCGGGGAAAAGAGCACCCAGAGGAAACTg AGAAACGGGGACAGGTGCTACCACCACTCGGAGTGCTACAGTGACTGCTGCCTGGTGGACTGGGACTTCGGGGGGGCCTACTGCGCAGCCAAGGGCAGACTGGCCACCTTGTGCCTGCCCCAG ACCAATGGAGCCGTGAACATCATGTGCCCCTGCCGCGCGGGCCTGACCTGCTCCTCCAAGGACCTGCTGTGCCCCCACCGGTGCTATCTGATATAG
- the Armc12 gene encoding armadillo repeat-containing protein 12 isoform X1, whose amino-acid sequence MNRSLPQCLQQLNFRKSIVGLATGAGALYLLYKAIRAGIQCQPPLCTNSPICIARECLPSGKRALPQEVPASEASPGGKPKGLAIERERHGRDSGELRRLLNSLECKQDDYAKSMILHSITRCVYLLEAEACACSTDDIMLVGDMLDEKDNNVKIQALNALKAFSGIRKFRLKIQEHSIKVLELISTIWDTDLHVAGLRLLNNLPLPDYVHPQLRRVMPALMEIMQSDYILAQVQALRLLSYLAQKNDLLYDILNCQVHSNFLNLFQSTQPGCLLFEILVFAERLSEGQNIPHYRAVKWHYNEQSLHEALFGDESRLADRLLALVIHPEEEVQIQACKVIVSLQCPQDLVSRRSSCQPSHSYFRTGE is encoded by the exons ATGAACAGGAGCCTCCCCCAGTGCCTGCAGCAGCTGAACTTCCGCAAAAGTATAGTGGGCCTGGCCACGGGCGCTGGGGCCCTGTACCTGCTCTACAAGGCCATCAGGGCTGGTATACAATGTCAACCGCCCCTCTGTACCAACTCACCCATCTGCATCGCCCGTGAGTGTCTGCCCTCTGGGAAGAGGGCTCTGCCCCAGGAGGTACCTGCTTCTGAGGCCTCCCCTGGGGGAAAGCCCAAAG GCCTGGCCATCGAGCGAGAGCGCCATGGGCGGGACTCGGGGGAGCTCCGGAGACTCCTCAACTCTTTGGAGTGTAAGCAGGATGACTACGCCAAGAGCATGATTCTGCACAGCATTACCCGCTGCGTGTACTTGCTGGAGGCTGAG gcctGTGCTTGTTCCACGGATGACATCATGTTGGTGGGCGACATGCTGGATGAAAAGGACAACAACGTCAAGATCCAAGCTCTGAATGCACTGAAAGCTTTCTCTGGCATCAGGAAATTCAGGCTCAAAATTCAG GAGCATTCCATCAAGGTGCTCGAGCTGATCTCCACCATCTGGGACACGGATCTGCACGtcgcaggcctcaggctcctcaACAACCTTCCGCTGCCTGACTACGTGCACCCCCAGCTGCGCCGGGTGATGCCCGCCCTGATGGAGATCATGCAGTCCGACTACATCCTGGCACAG GTGCAAGCCCTGCGGCTACTGAGTTACCTAGCACAGAAGAATGACCTTCTCTATGACATTCTCAATTGCCAG GTACACTCCAATTTCCTGAACCTGTTCCAGTCCACACAACCAGGATGTCTGCTTTTCGAGATACTGGTGTTTGCAGAGCGGCTGAGTGAGGGCCAGAACATACCGCACTACCGCGCTGTGAAGTGGCACTACAACGAACAGTCCCTCCACGAAGCCTTGTTTGGGGACGAGTCACGCCTGGCAGATCGGTTGCTGGCCCTGGTCATCCACCCTGAGGAGGAGGTTCAGATCCAGGCCTGCAAGGTCATTGTCAGCCTGCAGTGTCCCCAGGACTTGGTATCCCGGCGCTCTTCCTGCCAACCTAGCCATTCCTACTTTAGAACTGGGGAATAG
- the Armc12 gene encoding armadillo repeat-containing protein 12 isoform X2 encodes MKKRPKVKRWKMKRPAKPSKPSNGHTPPSLRAEAQPSGGLCCPLLEERAVQTLPVWSSSDTLEKPVGGLAIERERHGRDSGELRRLLNSLECKQDDYAKSMILHSITRCVYLLEAEACACSTDDIMLVGDMLDEKDNNVKIQALNALKAFSGIRKFRLKIQEHSIKVLELISTIWDTDLHVAGLRLLNNLPLPDYVHPQLRRVMPALMEIMQSDYILAQVQALRLLSYLAQKNDLLYDILNCQVHSNFLNLFQSTQPGCLLFEILVFAERLSEGQNIPHYRAVKWHYNEQSLHEALFGDESRLADRLLALVIHPEEEVQIQACKVIVSLQCPQDLVSRRSSCQPSHSYFRTGE; translated from the exons ATGAAGAAGCGCCCCAAGGTGAAGAGATGGAAGATGAAAAGACCAGCAAAACCCAGCAAGCCGTCCAATGGGCATACCCCACCTTCCCTccgggcagaggcccagcccagCGGTGGCCTCTGCTGCCCCCTCCTGGAAGAAAGGGCTGTTCAGACACTACCTGTTTGGTCCTCTAGTGACACTTTGGAAAAACCTGTTGGAg GCCTGGCCATCGAGCGAGAGCGCCATGGGCGGGACTCGGGGGAGCTCCGGAGACTCCTCAACTCTTTGGAGTGTAAGCAGGATGACTACGCCAAGAGCATGATTCTGCACAGCATTACCCGCTGCGTGTACTTGCTGGAGGCTGAG gcctGTGCTTGTTCCACGGATGACATCATGTTGGTGGGCGACATGCTGGATGAAAAGGACAACAACGTCAAGATCCAAGCTCTGAATGCACTGAAAGCTTTCTCTGGCATCAGGAAATTCAGGCTCAAAATTCAG GAGCATTCCATCAAGGTGCTCGAGCTGATCTCCACCATCTGGGACACGGATCTGCACGtcgcaggcctcaggctcctcaACAACCTTCCGCTGCCTGACTACGTGCACCCCCAGCTGCGCCGGGTGATGCCCGCCCTGATGGAGATCATGCAGTCCGACTACATCCTGGCACAG GTGCAAGCCCTGCGGCTACTGAGTTACCTAGCACAGAAGAATGACCTTCTCTATGACATTCTCAATTGCCAG GTACACTCCAATTTCCTGAACCTGTTCCAGTCCACACAACCAGGATGTCTGCTTTTCGAGATACTGGTGTTTGCAGAGCGGCTGAGTGAGGGCCAGAACATACCGCACTACCGCGCTGTGAAGTGGCACTACAACGAACAGTCCCTCCACGAAGCCTTGTTTGGGGACGAGTCACGCCTGGCAGATCGGTTGCTGGCCCTGGTCATCCACCCTGAGGAGGAGGTTCAGATCCAGGCCTGCAAGGTCATTGTCAGCCTGCAGTGTCCCCAGGACTTGGTATCCCGGCGCTCTTCCTGCCAACCTAGCCATTCCTACTTTAGAACTGGGGAATAG
- the Armc12 gene encoding armadillo repeat-containing protein 12 isoform X3 encodes MNRSLPQCLQQLNFRKSIVGLATGAGALYLLYKAIRAGIQCQPPLCTNSPICIARLAIERERHGRDSGELRRLLNSLECKQDDYAKSMILHSITRCVYLLEAEACACSTDDIMLVGDMLDEKDNNVKIQALNALKAFSGIRKFRLKIQEHSIKVLELISTIWDTDLHVAGLRLLNNLPLPDYVHPQLRRVMPALMEIMQSDYILAQVQALRLLSYLAQKNDLLYDILNCQVHSNFLNLFQSTQPGCLLFEILVFAERLSEGQNIPHYRAVKWHYNEQSLHEALFGDESRLADRLLALVIHPEEEVQIQACKVIVSLQCPQDLVSRRSSCQPSHSYFRTGE; translated from the exons ATGAACAGGAGCCTCCCCCAGTGCCTGCAGCAGCTGAACTTCCGCAAAAGTATAGTGGGCCTGGCCACGGGCGCTGGGGCCCTGTACCTGCTCTACAAGGCCATCAGGGCTGGTATACAATGTCAACCGCCCCTCTGTACCAACTCACCCATCTGCATCGCCC GCCTGGCCATCGAGCGAGAGCGCCATGGGCGGGACTCGGGGGAGCTCCGGAGACTCCTCAACTCTTTGGAGTGTAAGCAGGATGACTACGCCAAGAGCATGATTCTGCACAGCATTACCCGCTGCGTGTACTTGCTGGAGGCTGAG gcctGTGCTTGTTCCACGGATGACATCATGTTGGTGGGCGACATGCTGGATGAAAAGGACAACAACGTCAAGATCCAAGCTCTGAATGCACTGAAAGCTTTCTCTGGCATCAGGAAATTCAGGCTCAAAATTCAG GAGCATTCCATCAAGGTGCTCGAGCTGATCTCCACCATCTGGGACACGGATCTGCACGtcgcaggcctcaggctcctcaACAACCTTCCGCTGCCTGACTACGTGCACCCCCAGCTGCGCCGGGTGATGCCCGCCCTGATGGAGATCATGCAGTCCGACTACATCCTGGCACAG GTGCAAGCCCTGCGGCTACTGAGTTACCTAGCACAGAAGAATGACCTTCTCTATGACATTCTCAATTGCCAG GTACACTCCAATTTCCTGAACCTGTTCCAGTCCACACAACCAGGATGTCTGCTTTTCGAGATACTGGTGTTTGCAGAGCGGCTGAGTGAGGGCCAGAACATACCGCACTACCGCGCTGTGAAGTGGCACTACAACGAACAGTCCCTCCACGAAGCCTTGTTTGGGGACGAGTCACGCCTGGCAGATCGGTTGCTGGCCCTGGTCATCCACCCTGAGGAGGAGGTTCAGATCCAGGCCTGCAAGGTCATTGTCAGCCTGCAGTGTCCCCAGGACTTGGTATCCCGGCGCTCTTCCTGCCAACCTAGCCATTCCTACTTTAGAACTGGGGAATAG